The Ananas comosus cultivar F153 linkage group 7, ASM154086v1, whole genome shotgun sequence genome has a window encoding:
- the LOC109712987 gene encoding peroxisome biogenesis protein 16, with the protein MDAYKLWVRTNREFVRSLESLANGITWLLPERFSNSEIGPEAVYAVLGIVGTVNQHIIDTAPPPGRGFPVKPEKSGFPWSLFVSILKDAETVVEVGAQHLFGEKGKWNFLAVAEGVKALVRLAAFRDSGYRMLLQGGEVVNEEKILDVPEDYGGGMRANGWPGGYVRNGHQNGYSKNHNGIVPKNLEGRAMSALSRFGENAKMALDPMLLNRLRHPFEPPALVVEKPTLSSIWSEKGLSGRLFFVGEILSILRPLIYVMFIRKYGIRSWKPWLVSLAVDLSSMSILLHAASRPHRVGVKFYQLSTSEKDELKRRKLIWALYIMRDPFFTKYTKHHLEKADRYLSPVPLFGFLTAKVVELIVGAQTRYTYTSGS; encoded by the exons ATGGACGCCTACAAGCTTTGGGTGCGGACGAACCGGGAGTTCGTCCGCTCCCTCGAATCCCTAGCCAAC GGCATCACTTGGCTCCTCCCCGAGCGCTTCTCCAACTCCGAGATCGGCCCCGAAGCAG TTTATGCGGTTTTGGGCATAGTCGGAACCGTGAACCAGCATATAATTGACACGGCGCCGCCTCCCGGGCGGGGGTTTCCGGTGAAGCCCGAGAAGTCGGGTTTTCCGTGGTCTTTGTTCGTGTCGATTCTCAAAGATGCGGAGACCGTGGTTGAAGTTGGTGCTCAGCATTTGTTCGGGGAGAAGGGGAAGTGGAACTTCCTCGCCGTCGCCGAGGGAGTGAA GGCACTGGTGAGATTAGCTGCTTTCCGCGATAGCGGGTACAGGATGCTTCTACAAGGAGGGGAGGTGGTGAATGAGGAGAAGATATTAGATGTTCCCGAAGACTATGGTGGTGGTATGAGGGCTAATGGATGGCCTGGTGGCTATGTGAGGAATGGTCATCAAAATGGGTATTCAAAAAATCATAATGGGATTGTGCCGAAGAATCTGGAGGGGAGAGCTATGTCTGCACTGAGCAGGTTTGGCGAGAATGCTAAAATGGCGTTGGACCCGATGTTGTTGAATAGACTTCGACATCCTTTTGAGCCTCCTG CTTTGGTGGTAGAAAAACCTACGCTGTCAAGTATTTGGTCAGAGAAAGGGCTTTCGGGccgtttattttttgttggggAGATTCTCTCTATCTTGAGACCGCTTATATATGTGATGTTCATAAGAAAATACGGGATTAGATCGTGGAAACCTTGGTTAGTGTCACTGGCTGTAGATCTCAGTAGTATGAGCATCCTATTGCATGCTGCTAGTCGACCTCACAGAGTCGGAGTGAAATTTTATCAGCTCTCTACCTCTGAAAAAGATGAG TTAAAAAGAAGAAAGCTGATATGGGCGCTTTATATCATGAGAGACCCATTCTTCACCAAGTATACCAA GCATCATCTTGAAAAGGCTGATAGATATTTGAGCCCAGTTCCATTATTTGGCTTTCTCACTG CTAAGGTTGTAGAGCTAATAGTTGGAGCTCAGACACGCTACACGTATACATCAGGTTCATAA